One genomic segment of Naumovozyma castellii chromosome 9, complete genome includes these proteins:
- the NCAS0I01680 gene encoding uncharacterized protein (ancestral locus Anc_3.258) has protein sequence MNNELDMQQQDMGPSVSMAVHAQSDSEFECNTYALRKTKSIHRLRLRRPSVSTAPMEDVTRLSNSLLRKYLIKDDNDSSSVGDVNTQRMVDYLTYKWRNELEVLNSWKFVILFKKCRGRTWRIDLEEGNAMESIVNPINNKISSNNNNLARLENLSWRIYAKLLLKKKKGPYDAGATASSSLTQSPLKISNSDVSLLYGPVVDTGNERVSLLFDTGVNSKRLNIKPILKKRSIGEIIEGNAQWKLDITKKQLGENIVDSLQVPTATTNNRSPLLSTPMSSETCSISSYSTTSLSNAIASISQNETFLDDEGNTTIRHIRFNSTVDQCMAIQYSSTSSLNSVRSGSVEKKTPQNAKDKISFLKEENKDIFLSDEEEMFINKKLHDNAKFYKKTNLDVLKTIKKSQARKRPTIQLLPPTKLNQSTSKMNFTSDENGEGDGDSSNSDNDYGYAVSHNVDTSRGYQYRYDYNSVYTQDTSMFVPPVDCDIIEVPAGLDLNSAPLADGIPPNEITPMPPFLTRRESSSSSSKRDNSLQVNNIMEDSTTTPAKHFNTSTTSFSSTSQNSTGTPSSLSSTFIFTSDDESDDEEADDERDDDYFTASPISMATKYTANMKAIPLPFQFSANPGHSTKFMNDRSTKNDDNKEEEEQGNKTTTGEVPAMDFFKILNISSNGK, from the coding sequence ATGAACAACGAACTCGACATGCAACAACAAGACATGGGACCCTCCGTCTCCATGGCCGTCCACGCTCAAAGCGACTCTGAATTCGAATGCAATACATACGCCCTCAGGAAGACCAAATCCATACATCGTCTTCGTCTCCGTCGTCCCTCCGTATCAACGGCCCCCATGGAAGACGTGACTCGCTTGAGTAACTCACTGTTGAGAAAGTATCTGATCAAGGACGATAAcgattcttcatcagttGGCGATGTTAATACACAAAGAATGGTGGATTATCTGACTTATAAATGGAGAAATGAGTTGGAAGTGTtgaattcttggaaatttgTCATCCTTTTTAAGAAATGTAGGGGAAGAACATGGAGGATCGATTTGGAAGAGGGGAACGCCATGGAAAGTATTGTGAACCCgattaataataagattagtagcaacaacaataatctGGCAAGATTGGAGAATTTATCGTGGAGGATATATGCcaaattgttgttgaagaagaaaaaaggACCTTATGACGCTGGCGCTactgcttcttcttctttgacCCAATCACCTTTGAAGATTTCCAATTCTGATGTGTCCTTGTTATATGGTCCCGTGGTGGATACTGGCAATGAAAGAGTGTCCCTGTTGTTTGATACGGGGGTTAATTCCAAAAGGTTGAACATCAAACctattttgaagaaaaggtCCATCGGCGAGATAATTGAGGGCAATGCCCAATGGAAATTGGATATtacaaagaaacaattggGTGAAAATATTGTGGATTCATTACAAGTCCCCACTGCCACTACCAATAACAGAAGTCCCTTGCTCTCAACTCCAATGTCTTCTGAAACATGTTCCATATCTTCTTATTCCACTACGTCACTTTCTAATGCTATTGCCTCCATTTCTCAAAATGAAACTTTCTTGGATGATGAGGGAAACACAACAATAAGACATATCCGTTTTAATTCCACTGTGGATCAATGCATGGCAATCCAATACTCATCCACGTCATCTTTAAACTCTGTAAGATCTGGATCCGTTGAAAAAAAGACCCCACAGAATGCAAAGGacaaaatatcatttttaaagGAAGAGAATAAAGACATCTTTTTAagtgatgaagaggagATGTTCATTAACAAAAAATTACATGACAACGCAAAGTTCTAcaagaaaacaaatttgGATGTCCTcaaaacaattaaaaaatcaCAAGCAAGAAAAAGACCAACAATTCAATTATTACCTCCTACCAAATTAAACCAATCCACTTCCAAGATGAACTTTACTTCTGATGAAAATGGTGAAGGAGACGGTGACTCCTCAAATTCAGATAACGATTATGGTTATGCAGTGTCACATAACGTCGACACCTCCAGGGGGTACCAATATAGGTATGATTACAATTCTGTCTATACACAGGACACATCTATGTTTGTCCCCCCTGTAGATTGTGATATCATCGAGGTTCCAGCTGGCCTGGACCTAAATTCAGCTCCCTTAGCTGATGGAATTCCACCAAACGAAATAACTCCTATGCCCCCATTTCTTACAAGAAGAGAatcctcctcctcctcttcaAAAAGAGATAATTCATTACAggttaataatattatggAAGATTCTACCACTACACCTGCTAAACATTTCAATACATCAACCACTTCATTCTCATCCACATCACAAAACTCCACAGGAACACCATCATCTCTATCGTCAACCTTTATATTTACCtcagatgatgaaagtGACGATGAGGAGGCAGATGATGAGCGTGACGATGACTATTTTACTGCATCACCAATCTCCATGGCAACAAAATATACAGCCAACATGAAGGCTATACCTCTCccatttcaattttctgCTAATCCTGGTCACAGTACAAAATTTATGAATGATCGTTCCACTAAGAATGACGATAataaagaagaggaagaacaagGTAATAAAACCACAACGGGGGAAGTTCCAGCAATggatttcttcaagattttaaaCATCTCATCCAATGGGAAGTAA